A genomic window from Bacillus sp. BGMRC 2118 includes:
- the map gene encoding type I methionyl aminopeptidase — protein MIAKTEHDFTGLKEIGRIVALIREELVKKTAPGITTKELDETASKLFEQYGAISAPKGEYNFPGFTCISVNEEVAHGIPGDRVIVEGDLVNIDVSGSKDGYFADTGISFVVGNADPVLTKLCNTAVEAFEAGLERAKPGSKKSGLGKAVIATARKNGFTVIKNLTGHGVGRSIHEEPNHIYNYHEPSDDELLKEGMVIAFEPFISTREEEVIQYEDDEWTFLTENSFVAQCEHTIIITKDGPIVITK, from the coding sequence ATGATTGCAAAAACAGAACATGATTTTACTGGATTAAAAGAAATTGGAAGAATTGTAGCGTTAATACGGGAAGAATTAGTCAAAAAGACGGCTCCAGGCATCACAACAAAAGAGCTTGATGAAACAGCTAGCAAATTATTTGAGCAGTACGGAGCGATCTCTGCACCTAAGGGAGAGTATAATTTCCCTGGTTTCACTTGTATTAGTGTGAATGAAGAAGTCGCACATGGTATCCCAGGAGATCGCGTGATTGTAGAAGGAGATTTAGTTAATATTGATGTATCCGGTTCTAAAGATGGATACTTTGCTGACACTGGAATATCGTTTGTTGTTGGGAATGCCGATCCTGTCTTAACTAAATTATGTAACACTGCTGTCGAAGCTTTTGAAGCTGGTCTAGAAAGAGCGAAACCGGGTTCTAAGAAAAGTGGTCTTGGTAAAGCTGTTATTGCGACTGCAAGAAAGAATGGTTTTACAGTTATTAAAAATCTTACAGGACATGGTGTCGGTAGATCCATACATGAAGAACCCAACCATATTTATAATTATCATGAGCCTAGTGATGATGAACTGTTAAAAGAAGGAATGGTAATCGCGTTTGAACCATTCATCTCTACTCGAGAAGAGGAAGTAATTCAATACGAGGATGATGAATGGACCTTCTTAACTGAAAATAGCTTTGTTGCTCAATGTGAACACACCATTATCATTACGAAAGATGGCCCAATCGTCATCACAAAGTAA